Part of the Cystobacter fuscus DSM 2262 genome is shown below.
CACTACTTCGACCCCTCGAAAGAGACTCCCCATGACGACCCTCAAGACCGTTCTGATTACAGGCTGCTCCTCTGGCTACGGCGCGGAGACCGCGCGCTACTTCCACGAGAAGGGCTGGAACGTCATCGCGACCATGCGCAACCCGCGGCTCGGTGATCTGCCCAAGTCCGAGCGGCTCCGCATCCTGGCCCTGGACGTGACGAAGCCGGAGAGCATCACGGCGGCGGTCGCGACGGCCGGTCCCATCGACGTGGTGGTCAACAATGCTGGCATCGGCGTCGTGGGCGCCTTCGAGGCAACCCCCATGACGACGATTCGCGAGGTCTTCGAGACGAACACGTTCGGCGTCATGGCGGTCCTCCAGGCCGTCGTGCCGCACTTCCGAGAGCGGCGAGCGGGAGTGGTGGTGAACGTGACCTCGAGCGTGACGCTCGCCGCGATGCCGCTCGCCGCGGTGTACACAGCCAGCAAGGTCGCCATCGAAGGATTCACCGCTTCGCTCGCGCACGAGCTGGGCGCCTTCAACGTGCGCGTGAAGCTGGTCGAGCCTGGCTACGGCCCCACCACGCGGTTTGCGGTGAACGGCGGCGAGCGCATGCAAGGGGTGATTCCGAAGGCCTATGAGTCGTTCGCACAGCCCATCTTCGCGGCCTTCGCTCAGCCAGCGCTGACGACGAAAGAGTCCGACGTGGCCGAGGTGATATGGCGCGCGGCCAACGACGAGTCCGGGACGCTCCACTTTCCTGCGGGTCCCGACGCCGTCGCCCTGGCGCAAGCCAGCCGCGAATCACGGACACCGTGACCGCCTCGGCCGTCGAAAGCGTGGGCTGACCATGGGACGCCTTCTTCCGCTCGTCGTGTACCTTCCCGCCGGTGTCGCCATCGTCGGAGGGGTTCACTACTACCTCTGGGCCCGCCTGGTACGCGACGTGGGCTTCCCACCGCTACCAGCCCAAGCCTTGACGGTGCTTCTCGCCGTGCTTGCGATCAGCGTTCCTGTCGGCGTGGTCGCTAGCCGGCTCGCTCCCCGCCGCTGGTCGGTCTGGTGGCTCGAGCCCGTCTATCTCTGGCTTGGCACGTCCGTGTTCCTCGCGCTCGCCGCGGCCGTCCTGGAAGTGCTGCCCGCCTTCCCCTCTCGCGTCTCGAGCGCTACCGGCATCTTGATGTTGGGCTCGAGCGTCTCCCTGTGGGCATTGCTCGAAGCTCGCAGCGCCCGGGTGGAACGCGTGGAGATCTCGCTGCGGAGGCTGCCACGCGAGCTCGATGGTCTACGCATCGTCCAGCTCTCGGATCTGCATATCGGTCAGACACTGGGTCGCGCGTTCCTCGAGCGGGTCGTGGCGCGGGTGAACGAACTCGCGCCTGACGCGGTCGTCATCACGGGCGACCTGGTCGACGGCAGTGTGGAGGACCTCGAGCGAGACGTCGCTCCGCTCTCTGCTCTCACGTCGAAATACGGCACGTTCTTCGTGACCGGGAATCACGAGTACCACGCAGGTGCACCGGAATGGTGCGAGCACCTCGGCAAGCTTCGCGTTCGTGTCCTCCGTAACGAGCACGTCGCCCTGGAACGCAACGGACAGATCCTTCACCTGGCCGGCATCGACGACTCCGAAGCGGCACACTTCGACGTCGGGCATCGCGCCGACCTCCCACGGGCCGTCGAGGGCCGTGACCGCAGCCGCCCGCTGATTCTGCTGGCTCACCAACCGAAGGCCGTTCACGAGGCGGTGCAACACGGTGTCGATCTGCAGCTGTCCGGCCACACGCACGGAGGCCAGGTGTGGCCGTTTCGCTGGCTCCTCCGAGCAGGTCAGCCTGCGGTCGACGGTCTCCGGAAGATGGGCGATACGCTCCTTTACGTCAGCCGTGGAACGGGCCACTCCGGACCTCCCATGCGCCTCGGGGTGCCACCCGAGATCACCGAGCTCGTCCTGCGGGCCTCGGCCGACTATTGAAGAGCCCCATGGCCATGCCTGCACAATCCTCTGGAGCTCCGTCAGGACCTGCGCACGAGTCGCCTGACCCGCTCGCGTCCATCATCTCGCTTCTCCGGCCACGGACACTCCTCCCCAAGGTGATCAGCGGCGCGGGAAAATGGAGCGTGCGGTACGCCGCGCACGAGCAGCCCGGCTTCTGCATCATGCTGGAGGGCAGATGCTTCCTCGATGTCGACGGCGCGGACGAGGTGGAGCTCGAAGAGGGCGACTTCGTGCTCCTGCCTTCGACCCCAGGCTTCGTGATGTCGAGTGCGCGCGGGTTGCAACCGAAGCTCATCACCGCTTCTGACGGCAACGAGCTACGGCACGGCATCCAGGTGGGCCCGCCCACGATGCGCCAGCTCGGAGGCGCTTTTCACGTGGATCGCGCGAACGCAAAGCTGCTCGAAAGGTACTTGCCCGCGATGATTCTCGTCCGGCGGGACGACCCCGGTGCAGCACGCCTGCGGAGGCTGGTCGAGCTCATTGGCGAAGAAGCGACCACACGTCGCGCCGGTCGTGAGCTCATCCTCGAGCGCCTCATCGAGGTTCTGCTCATCGAGGCCCTGCGTGTTCAGACCGTCGAGGCCGCGGGTCGCGAGAAGGGGTTGCTGGCGGGACTTGCCGACCCAGGGATCGCCCGTGCCCTACGGAAGTTGCACGCGGACGTCGCACACCGATGGACGGTCGCGAAGCTTGCACGCGCCGCTGGCATGTCGCGGGCGGTGTTCGCCGAGCGGTTCGCACGCACGGTCGGAACGCCGCCGATGGAGTACGTCCTCGATTGGCGAATCGCAATCGCGAAGGACGTTCTCCTTCGCGAGAAGCGGTCACTGTCCGAGGTCGCAGAGATGATCGGCTATCAGTCCGCAAGTGCCTTCAGCGTCGCGTTCTCGCGTCACGCCGGTTGTTCACCGAGTGGGTTCGCGCGTTCCAGGTTCAAGTGACCCATGCCCTCTTGCGCGCGGCAATGCACGGGCTCTCCGACGACAGGCGGAGCCCAGTGAGGCTTCGCGATCGAGTCCGTTCCCGTCTCCCGGACGGTCACCCGCGGTGACCTAGTCCACGCGCGAGACGCGGATCACCGTGACGAGCAGCACCTGTCAGCCTGACGCCTGAGTTGCTCAGGTGGTCGATGGCGGGCTCTGAGGAGCCCGTCATCTGTACGGGCGCTCGTGGACTGCGAAGGCCGCATATCAAGCCGGCCGCGGGTCAACCTGTCGCGTCGCTACGCGCAGCACGCCAATCGGGGAAATGCACGGACAGGTAGTCCGCGAAGCCGAGAAGGGTGTCAGACGACTCGTAGGAACGACTCGGAGAGCAGGTGTCGGAACGAGTTCTTTGACACCTTCTCTGGGCGCGCGACCTTGCTGGCCCCGGCAGCGGCCCTTCTCGGCCCCTCCGCTCCATCCCTCACCCTCCACATGGCTTCTCTCCCGCCTATACTCCGTACCGACTTGGGAGGTCCGGATGCGCGTCTCAGCATCGAGGAGAGCGTG
Proteins encoded:
- a CDS encoding SDR family oxidoreductase produces the protein MTTLKTVLITGCSSGYGAETARYFHEKGWNVIATMRNPRLGDLPKSERLRILALDVTKPESITAAVATAGPIDVVVNNAGIGVVGAFEATPMTTIREVFETNTFGVMAVLQAVVPHFRERRAGVVVNVTSSVTLAAMPLAAVYTASKVAIEGFTASLAHELGAFNVRVKLVEPGYGPTTRFAVNGGERMQGVIPKAYESFAQPIFAAFAQPALTTKESDVAEVIWRAANDESGTLHFPAGPDAVALAQASRESRTP
- a CDS encoding AraC family transcriptional regulator yields the protein MPAQSSGAPSGPAHESPDPLASIISLLRPRTLLPKVISGAGKWSVRYAAHEQPGFCIMLEGRCFLDVDGADEVELEEGDFVLLPSTPGFVMSSARGLQPKLITASDGNELRHGIQVGPPTMRQLGGAFHVDRANAKLLERYLPAMILVRRDDPGAARLRRLVELIGEEATTRRAGRELILERLIEVLLIEALRVQTVEAAGREKGLLAGLADPGIARALRKLHADVAHRWTVAKLARAAGMSRAVFAERFARTVGTPPMEYVLDWRIAIAKDVLLREKRSLSEVAEMIGYQSASAFSVAFSRHAGCSPSGFARSRFK
- a CDS encoding metallophosphoesterase — encoded protein: MGRLLPLVVYLPAGVAIVGGVHYYLWARLVRDVGFPPLPAQALTVLLAVLAISVPVGVVASRLAPRRWSVWWLEPVYLWLGTSVFLALAAAVLEVLPAFPSRVSSATGILMLGSSVSLWALLEARSARVERVEISLRRLPRELDGLRIVQLSDLHIGQTLGRAFLERVVARVNELAPDAVVITGDLVDGSVEDLERDVAPLSALTSKYGTFFVTGNHEYHAGAPEWCEHLGKLRVRVLRNEHVALERNGQILHLAGIDDSEAAHFDVGHRADLPRAVEGRDRSRPLILLAHQPKAVHEAVQHGVDLQLSGHTHGGQVWPFRWLLRAGQPAVDGLRKMGDTLLYVSRGTGHSGPPMRLGVPPEITELVLRASADY